One part of the Desulfobulbaceae bacterium genome encodes these proteins:
- a CDS encoding CBS domain-containing protein produces MGTVSTKIIRARDVMHKNVISIDGMATAREAAAKMRAEKISSLLIKKRHTDDAWGIVVVQDFVKGVIIPDRSPSEVNVYEIMTKPIITVPADMDIRYVARLIYRAGIRQAPVEEEGKIVGMISLSSLILDNDFF; encoded by the coding sequence ATGGGAACTGTCAGCACAAAAATCATCCGGGCACGAGACGTGATGCACAAAAACGTTATCTCCATTGACGGCATGGCCACAGCAAGGGAAGCTGCCGCCAAGATGCGCGCTGAAAAAATCTCATCTCTGCTGATCAAAAAACGGCATACCGATGATGCTTGGGGGATTGTGGTCGTTCAGGACTTTGTGAAAGGGGTGATCATTCCGGACCGCTCTCCCAGCGAGGTGAATGTCTATGAAATCATGACCAAACCGATAATCACCGTGCCGGCGGACATGGATATCCGATATGTGGCCCGCCTGATTTACCGGGCCGGCATCCGGCAGGCCCCGGTTGAAGAGGAAGGAAAGATTGTCGGCATGATCTCGCTCTCCTCACTGATTCTTGACAACGATTTCTTTTAG
- a CDS encoding P-II family nitrogen regulator has protein sequence MRFKLILSSVKPDITDSIVDAAKGAGATGATIIPARGTGIREAKTFFGLSLEAQTDIIMFLLEEHLVTKVLDTIREAGQFHKPGTGIAFVLPVEHVVGLESQMEKFKEEVRESYF, from the coding sequence ATGCGCTTTAAACTCATCCTATCCTCAGTCAAGCCTGACATCACAGATAGTATTGTTGATGCGGCTAAAGGAGCTGGAGCCACAGGGGCAACAATCATACCGGCCAGGGGTACCGGTATTAGAGAGGCGAAGACCTTTTTTGGCCTCTCACTGGAGGCACAGACCGATATCATTATGTTTCTTCTCGAAGAACATCTGGTAACAAAAGTCCTCGACACGATCAGAGAGGCGGGGCAATTCCACAAACCCGGCACCGGCATCGCCTTTGTACTCCCTGTCGAACATGTGGTAGGCCTTGAAAGCCAGATGGAAAAATTTAAAGAAGAAGTCAGGGAAAGTTACTTTTAA
- a CDS encoding DUF1538 domain-containing protein, which produces MEFIQDFSIILLATCRDVLPIIVLITGFQLLVLRQPIPHLRRLVVGGVYVVLGLALFLAGLEKALFPLGKIMAAQLSDPAFIYGANTIVLEADWKAYGWIYLFAAMIGFATTIAEPSLIAVAFKANEVSAGTISQWGLRITVAVGVAFGISLGTFRIVTGTPLYLYILVGYMIVIFQTLFAPKSIIPLAYDSGGVTTSTVTVPLVAALGLGLSATVPGRNPALDGFGLIAFASLCPIITVMGYAQLMHWLSQRKK; this is translated from the coding sequence GTGGAATTCATACAAGATTTCAGCATAATACTGCTTGCCACCTGCAGGGATGTGCTGCCGATCATCGTTCTGATCACCGGGTTTCAGCTTCTGGTATTGCGCCAACCCATCCCCCATCTGCGCCGTCTTGTTGTCGGTGGAGTATATGTTGTCCTCGGCCTGGCGCTGTTTCTGGCAGGACTCGAAAAGGCGCTTTTCCCACTCGGCAAGATCATGGCAGCCCAACTCTCCGATCCCGCCTTTATCTATGGCGCAAACACCATTGTTTTAGAAGCCGACTGGAAGGCATACGGCTGGATCTACCTCTTTGCCGCCATGATCGGCTTTGCCACCACCATCGCCGAACCCTCTCTCATTGCTGTAGCCTTTAAAGCAAACGAAGTTTCTGCCGGGACCATCAGCCAGTGGGGTTTAAGAATCACCGTGGCAGTTGGAGTCGCCTTTGGCATCAGCTTAGGCACTTTTCGAATTGTCACCGGCACCCCACTCTATCTCTACATCCTGGTCGGCTATATGATTGTCATTTTCCAGACCCTCTTTGCCCCCAAAAGCATCATCCCCTTAGCCTACGATTCAGGTGGAGTCACCACCTCAACAGTCACGGTCCCCTTGGTAGCTGCTCTTGGCCTAGGGTTGTCCGCCACTGTTCCAGGACGAAATCCCGCCCTCGACGGCTTTGGCCTTATTGCCTTTGCCAGTCTTTGTCCAATCATAACCGTCATGGGCTACGCCCAACTGATGCACTGGCTCAGTCAACGAAAAAAATAA
- a CDS encoding DUF1538 domain-containing protein, with amino-acid sequence MITSFIFNKLKQACADLLPIVLVIAFFQIIVLKQPLPQMGEVLFGALLVVLGLTLFVQGLEMGLFPIGEAMAHALARKGSLFWLLSFAFALGFSTTVAEPALIAVAAEAAKIASEGGLIDPGQETMNQYAFGLRMSVAFSVGLAILLGVMRIIRGWPIHYLIISGYALVMLMTTIAPQEIIGIAYDAGGVTTSTITVPLVAALGVGLASTIRGRSPLLDGFGLIAFASLLPMIFVMGYGLIIFG; translated from the coding sequence TTGTCCTGGTTATCGCCTTTTTTCAGATTATCGTCTTGAAACAACCGCTGCCGCAAATGGGCGAAGTGCTTTTTGGCGCCCTTCTGGTAGTGCTCGGCCTTACCCTCTTTGTCCAAGGGCTTGAGATGGGTCTCTTTCCCATCGGTGAGGCAATGGCCCACGCCCTGGCCAGAAAGGGCAGCCTCTTCTGGCTCCTCAGCTTCGCCTTTGCCCTCGGGTTCTCAACCACTGTCGCCGAGCCAGCCCTCATCGCTGTCGCTGCCGAAGCAGCAAAAATTGCCAGCGAGGGCGGGCTTATCGATCCAGGCCAGGAGACAATGAACCAGTACGCCTTTGGCCTTCGCATGTCAGTCGCCTTTTCGGTAGGGCTGGCCATCCTCCTCGGTGTGATGCGGATCATTCGCGGCTGGCCCATTCATTATTTGATCATCAGCGGTTATGCTCTCGTCATGCTGATGACCACCATTGCCCCGCAAGAGATCATCGGCATCGCTTACGATGCCGGCGGAGTCACCACCTCCACCATCACCGTACCACTGGTGGCAGCGCTGGGAGTAGGGCTGGCTTCAACCATTCGCGGACGGAGCCCTCTGTTGGACGGCTTTGGCCTGATCGCCTTCGCGTCTCTGCTCCCGATGATCTTCGTCATGGGGTACGGACTCATAATTTTCGGCTAA